The Cytobacillus sp. NJ13 sequence TGATAGGACTTTACAATGCTGATATGGAGCTTAATGAAAAAGGGTATTATATTGCGGTCATGCTCCTGGTGGCGGTTGGTTCCATTCTTACTCAGAAAGTAACACGGGACAATGCAGAAGATGCGGAAATCATGGCAGAGCAGGAGCGCAGATCAGCTAAAATTGAGCAATAATACACAAGCTCAGAAATGCTTCTGGGCTTTTTCTTTTGATTAAAATAAAAAGGTATTGACTTTAACACTTAAAAGCGTTTAAGATATAAAGCATCCAAATACTTAAATGCTTTGAAGGAATTGAAGTAGTGATATCCTCCCTGTTGCAGAGAGCTGGTGGTGCTGAAAACCAGTACACAGGAGATCACGAATTACGTTTCTGGAGCTTCTTATTTCTTTTCTGAAATAAGACGGTTTAGCCG is a genomic window containing:
- a CDS encoding YiaA/YiaB family inner membrane protein, with the translated sequence MQKYRRRNTPAFTFLAYFTLIAGVGLFLIGLYNADMELNEKGYYIAVMLLVAVGSILTQKVTRDNAEDAEIMAEQERRSAKIEQ